TGCTGGGCCATCTGCGCTTCGATCTCGTCGATCTTCTTGATGGTTTCTGCGCGCTCGCCCGGCACGGAGCTTTGAGCAGTCTGCAAAAAAGAGGAATGTGCCAGCGGGGTCGGCGTCTCGAGTGGGGCCCTGGCAGTCACCGCCGTCTTGGACAACTGAGCCTGACGCAGCTTGCGCAGCTGGTCAAACTCGCGCTTTCGCACAAAGTCGTTCTGGCGCTTGCGCTCCAGCATCTCCTTGAGCGCCTGCTTGCTGTACTGGCTTTCTTCGCTTTCCTGGTTGAGATTCTCCAAATCGGACCAATTCACGGTCGGGTGGCGCACAAAACGCACCACCTTGGACAGCAACCCTCCCGACTTGTTTTCTTCTTTTGCCATGGTCCTCTACTTTGCTGCCTGCAGCCCCGCCAACGCCTGACGCAGATCAATCGCCGTACATCTTCTGTTTGAGTTCACGGCGCTGCTGGGCTTCCAGCGACAGTGTAGCCGTGGGGCGAGCCAGCAGCCGTCCCACCCCGATGGGCTCGCCGGTTTCGTCGCAGTAACCGTAGTCGCCGGCATCGATGCGGGCAATGGACTGGTCGATCTTCTTGAGCAGCTTGCGCTCGCGGTCACGGGTGCGCAGCTCGAGAGCGTGCTCTTCCTCGATGGTGGCACGATCGGCGGGATCGGGCACCACGACGGTGTCTTCACGCAGGTTTTCCGCAGTCTCGCCCGCATTCACATGCATATCGTTCTTGAGCGCGACCAGCTTGCGACGGAAGTAGGCCAGCTGGGCATCGTTCATGTAATCGTCATCAGACATGGCCAGCACTTCAGCATCGGTCAGCTCCTCTACCGACTTGGTCTTCCAGGCGTTGGCCAGCTTGGGATCTTTCTTGGGCACAGCTTGCTTTGTGTTGGTCATTGCTTTCGTATCTCTCATGGTTGCCGCAGCCTTGACTGCCGAAGCTGCCAAGGGCGGAACATCTGTTTCAGGCTGCCGCGCTGGAGGCGATGCAGAACGCTTGGATCTGGACGATTTGGAAGATTCTCCCGCTGCTGCAGGTACCAGCACCGGGTTGTCCAACGCGGCGTCCACCAAAGAGGTCTCGACGCTGCGGGGGTGCACAGCCGCTGCCGCAGCTTTGGCTGCGGCCTTGGGCAGATTACTTTTCACAGCGGTCACGTCCTGTCTCCTTACAGTACAGAGCCCTTGCAGGGCCGGATTGCTCCAACACCCTCTTTAGGGCCGGCATTGTAGCCACGCCAGTCCCCCCAGCCCGGCTCCGTTGCACATACCCCACAATTTGCAACAAAGCCTGTGCCTGTTTCGGCCAGTTTGCGAGAAATAACAGACAAACAAAACGGCCTGCTTGGCAGGCCGTCAGTCATTGTCAGCAAACCGTTAGCTTTCGCCGAAACAGCCCCTAAACCCAGGGTTTACACCAGACATTGATCCAGTCCCTGGAGAAGAATGTCTTGAGGCAGATCAATGCCGATGAAGACCATTTTGCTGACTCGCTTTTCATCGGCTTCCCACTCGGGACCCAGATCGCTGCCCATGAGCTGGTGCACGCCCTGGAAGATGACCTTGCGGCTGGTGCCCTTCATGTCGAGCACGCCCTTGTAGCGCAGCATCTTGGGGCCGTAGATATTGACGATGGCGCCCAGGAAGTCTTCCAGCTTGGCCGGGTCGAACGCGCGATCGGCGCGGTAGACAAAGCTCTTCACGTCATCGTCGTGATGATGGTGATGTGGGTGATTGCAGTGCTCGCCATGCTCGTGGTCATGGTGGTCGTGGCCACAATGCTCGTCGTGCTGGTGTTCATGATCGTGTTCGCATTGACCATGGTCATGGTCGCAAGCGCTGTGGTCGTGATGATCGTGGTCGTGATCATCTTCCTTGAGGAAATCGGGGTCGATGTCCAGCTTGGCGTTCAGGTTGAAGCCACGCAGGTCGAACACTTCGCTCAGGGGCACATCGCCAAAATGAACGGCACGGATGGGCGCGCGCGGGTTCATGTGCTTGAGGCGATGGATCAGCGCCTCCTTTTCCGCATCCGTCACCAGATCGGTCTTGGACAGGAACATTTGGTCGGCAAAGCCCACCTGACGGCGTGCTTCCTGGCGATCGTCGAGTTGCTGGTTGGCATGCTTGGCATCCACCAGCGTGATGATGGAGTCGATCAGATAGGTCTCGGCGATCTCGTCATCCATGAAGAAGGTCTGGGCCACAGGACCGGGATCGGCCAGGCCAGTGGTCTCGATCACGATGCGGTCGAAGTCCACCTGCCCCTTGCGGCGCTTGGCGGCCAGCAACTGCAAAGCCTCACGCAGGTCTTCGCGGATGGTGCAGCAGATGCAGCCGTTGCTCATCTGCAGAATCTGTTCTTTGGATTCGGTCTTGAGAATGTCGGTGTCGATGTTCTCCTCGCCGAACTCGTTCTCGATCACGGCAATCTTCATGCCGTGGGATTCGTGCAGCACGCGCTTGAGCAGCGTGGTCTTGCCCGAGCCTAGAAAGCCCGTGAGGATGGTGACAGGAATGAGAGCCATGCGTTGAAACCTCTTGCTGCGGCCAGCCGCCACATGCGGCTGTCCAAAAAACACGGGCGGCGCATCCCTATGCGCGCTCCGGTGATAACAGCTGGGGAGTGTAGCGGTGCTTTCAAGCGCGCATGGGCAGCAGGGATGGCAGAAATTTCAGCAAAAAATCACCTCCATCACATACTCAACAATCACTTCAAGCTATCAAATCAGGACTCTTCAGTTTTGCTCTTCGTCGTCCGGCATGCGCAATGGAGCGGGCGTCTCTCCGACGCCACTGCGCTGGGCACGCGGGTGGGCTTTTTCATAGGCCCGGGCCAGATGCTGGAAATCCAGTCGCGTATATATCTGCGTGGTGGCAATGCTGGAATGCCCGAGCAGCTCCTGCACGGCACGCAGATCGCCACTGGACTGCAGCATATGACTGGCAAAGGAGTGACGCAGCACATGCGGGTGCACGCCGGTCGCAAGCCCCGCCTGCTGGCCTCGCTGCTTGAGACGTGACCAGACCGACTGGGCGCTGAGCCTCTCGCCCCGGCGACCAACGAACAAGGCAGCTTCGTCCTGTGCCTTGAGCTGTGCAGTCCCGACCAGCCCGCTGCTGCGCAGGGCCAGCCAGCGCTGCAAGGCCTCGATTGCCATTCGCCCCACGGGCACGATGCGGCGCTTGCTGCCCTTGCCCTGAACATGGGCGTCACCCGCCTCCAGATCAATCCAGCCTCTGCCTTCATGCCGGCTATTCTGGTCGGGGCGCAGATCCAGCCCCACCAGTTCGGCCACACGCAAGCCACAGCTGTAGAGCAGCTCGGTCATGGCGACGTCACGCGCCTCCATCCATGGATCAGCTTCGGGATTCTGAAAGCTGGCCAATTGCACGGCATCGTCCACCGCCAGAGCCTTGGGAAGAGGCTTGGCAGCCTTGGGGCCGCGCACACCCTCCACGGGATTGAAAGGGACCAGCTCCCGCTGGGCCGCCCAGCGGAAAAAGCTGCGCCAGCCCGAAAGAATCAGTGCGATACCGCGTGCACTGCGGCCGGCGCCATGCATTTGCGCAGCAAAGCGGCGGATATGCGAGGGTTGCAGCGTCAAAAGCTCCCGAGCTGCCGCCTGTGCAAAGCTCTGCAGCTTGATCAGGTCCAGCGCATACAGCGTATGCGTGCGCTCGGCCAGGCGCTTTTGCACACGCACATGCTCCAGATAGCTGTGGACAACTTCCGGAAGCTGCGCGTACTGCTCCTCAAAAGAGGGCTGCTCGCGCTCTTGCATCGGTATCTACCCCCTTTTGCAGCCTCAGCCGTGCGCCAGCGTCAGCGCAGGAGCGCGCATGCGCGAGAGCGAGGCACTGGCCAGCTCGGAGATCCGTGAAAGGAATTCAAGGCCCATGGTGGCATCGAAGCGCAACGGGTCGGGCGATCCCAGCACCAGCATGCCAAAGGCGTTGGAAGTACTGTCCATGGCACCGTCATGCAGGGTCAGCAGCGCGACCGACTGCACCGCATTGGGGTTGGGCAGCCAGGTCACGGGTTCGAAGCCCATATTGGGGCCGCAGAACGGCATGGTCAGAGACGAAGCAAAGGCCTTGGCATCATCGCTGACTCCCATGGTGTAGACGGTGCCGCTGTGCGCGCCCGCCACATTCCACAGACGCAGTGCGACCTGGGGGACATCAAACGTGTGCTGCAGGCTGGCGGTGAGCGCATGGGGCAGCTCGCGCAGGTCCTGCACCTTGACCAGGGCATGGGTCCACTGATGAATCTTGTTGGCGATGGAAGCGTTCTCGCTGCCATGGCGCACCATGTCCATGATGCGATGCTCCAGACCCTTGATCTTTTCGCGCAGCATCTCGGCCTGACGTTCCTGCAGGCTGACGGCACGTGGGCCATGGCCGCTGATCAAACGCACGCCTGTCAGCATCTCGGCATGGCGCTCGAAGAAATCGGGGTTTTCCTGAAGGTAGTCGGCAATCGACTCTTCGGTCATGGCGGTATCGGTCAAGCTGTTCATAAGGTATCAGGTATGTCGATCTGGCCTTCAAAAACAAATTCGGCAGGGCCGGTCATGCGCACGCGATCGTGCGCACCGCCAGCCCATTCAATGGTCAGCAGACCGCCGCGGGTATGCACATCGACACGCTGGTCGAGCAGCCCCCAGCCAATGCCGGCCACCACGGCGGCACAAGCCCCCGTACCGCAGGCCAGGGTCTCGCCGGCACCACGTTCATAGACACGCAAGCGGACTTCAGCACGGTTGAGAATCTGCATGAAGCCGGCGTTCACACGCTGAGGGAAACGGACGTGGCTTTCGATCAGCGGTCCGTGGACCTCCACCGCAGCGGCATTCACGTCGTCCACCAGTTGCACCGCGTGCGGGTTGCCCATGGAAACGGCTGCTATCCAGACTGTAGCTGGCTGCACAGGCGTATCAAGCGTCAGAGGCCATTTTTGTGTCGAACCCAGAGTTTCGACCTGCAGACCGTCGGTCGTGAACGGCACCTTGGCCGGATCCAGCTGGGGCGCACCCATATCGACCGTGACGCGGCCATTGCCATGAATTTCGGGGGCGATGACGCCCGAGAGGGTCTGCACGCGGATCACGCTCTTGTCGGTCAGACCCTTGTCATGTACATAGCGCGCAAAACAGCGTGCGCCGTTTCCGCACTGCTCGACCTCGCCACCGTCGGCGTTGTGGATGACATATTCAAAGTCCACGCCCTCTGCGGGTGCCGGGCGCACCGTCAGGATCTGGTCGGCACCCACGCCAAAGTGACGATTGGCCAGGTAGCGGTACTGGGCGGTGCTCAAGCCCAGGCGAGCCTGGGTTTCGTCGAGCACGACAAAGTCATTGCCCGCACCTTGCATCTTGGTAAAGCGAATCTGCATGATGCCTCACATTATCGCGCCGGGCGCAGGATCTGCGCCAGGCCATGGGATCAGCGATACAGCTTTTGCAACAACTCCATGAGTTGCACCTGCTCAGCAGCACTCAGATGCGCGATGGCACGGGTCTCGCTGCTCTTGAGCTCGGGCTCGGCCGTATCCACCAGCTCGCGCCCTGCAGCGGTCAGATACAGACCCGTGGCGCGGCCGTCTCGCGGGTGCGGACGCCGCTCCAGAAAGCCACGTTTGCCCAACGCATCGATCATGCCCACCATATTCGGCGGCAGCACGGCCAGTTGCTGACAGAGCTGACGCGAGGTGATGCCCGGATTGCTGCCCACAAGAGACAGCACGGAGAACTCGACGATCTTGAGGTCAAAACGCTCCATGCAGCGCATGAAAACTCCCACCAGTGCCAGCGAGGCGCGCCTGGCGTTGTAGCCCAGCAGGGACTCCAGAAAACTGGCATTGACCTGATCGACGGCAAAAACCTCGGCACTCTCCCTGGGCTCCTGCCCCGAGCCCGGGATGTCCAAACCCGCCTCTCTGGAGCGCGTGCCGCGCAAAGAACGTGCAAGTTTGGAGTCTGGTTCAGCAGTCTTGTGAGCGAGCATTGGCGATGTCAACTTCGAAGGCAAAAGAGCAATCCAGGAGCGCGATGAAAAGACTGCAATTGTGCCGGTCTTGCCTGCATCTTGCAGCCTTTTTGGTCAGTGAGCAGGGCTGAACAGCTGGTTGCCGTGTACGACGGAAGCCTGCGCCCACTGCGCCTTCATCAGAGTCAGACGCCAGTCCATTTCGGGCAATATGCGCTGCTGCACCTGCTTGCAGGGGCCTCGCCAGCGCTCACTATCCTCCCCCGCTGTGGCCGCAATACGTGCCCACGCCCAGCCCAGCAGCACCACGGCCACGCAGCGCAGATAGTCGTCGGCCACGCGCCAGGCCAGGGTGTCATCCTCCTTGCAGGCCTGTGCCAGCACCGTGGTGAAGTAGCGCAACTGGGCCAGGCAGCGCAGCACCTCTGCATCCAGCGCCCGACCTGCATCCAGGCTTTTGCGCAGGCCCAGCAGCCATTGACCCATGACCTGACCACCGTCCGGCAGCACCTTGCGCACCAGCAGATCGATGGCCTGAATTTCATTCGTGCCTTCGTAAATCATGGCCACGCGCGAATCACGCACGATCTGCTCTATGCCCCACTCGCGGATGTAGCCATGGCCGCCGAATACCTGCAGGCAGGCGCTGGAGCCCTCGAACGCCTGCTGGGTCCAGGCTGCCTTGAGCACGGGCGTGATCAGGCTGCACCACTGCAGGGCCTGATCACGCTCACGAGCGCTTTCGGCATGTCGCGCCACATCAAGATAAATACCGGTCTGGTAGGCGAGCACACGCCCGCCATCGACCCAGGCACGCTGCAGATCGAGCGTACGGCGAATAGCCGGATGCTCGATGATCAGATCCGCTGCATCATTCGGGCCACGCGAGTCCGGCACCGCCCCCGGTGCGCGCATCTGGCGGCGTTCCAGCGCATAGGCATGGGCCTTCTGCCATGCCGCATCCAGCAAACCTATGCCCTGCAGCGCCACATGCAGACGCGCGGCATTCATCATGACGAACATGGCGTTCAGTCCCGCGCCCGGCTGACCGATCAGCCAGCCTGCAGCCCCATCAAAGCGCATCACGCAGGTGGGGCTGCCATGCAGGCCCATTTTTTCCTCGATGCGCTCACAGACCACGCGGTTGCGCTCGCCACCTGGAAACAGCTTGGGTACGAGAAACAGCGACAAGCCCTTGGGCCCTGCGGCTGCCCCCGGCAGACGCGCCAGCACCAGATGCACGATGTTCTCGCTCAGATCATGCTCGCCCCCCGAAATGAAAATCTTGCTACCACTGACCTCGAAGCGTTCGCCCAACTCGGACACGCCAGCCGGCACAGCCTGGCTGCGAACCTGTCCCAGATCGCTGCCCGCATGGGCCTCCGTCAGGCACATGGTTGCCAGCCATTCGCCGCTGGCCACCTTGGGCAGATAGGCGGCCTTGAGCGCATCGCTGCCATGGTGCTTGAGGCACTCATAAGCACCATGCAGCAAGCCCGGCGCCATGGTCCAGCCATGGTTGGCGGCACTCAGCCATTCGTACAGCACGCCTTCCAGCACCCAGGGCAGCCCCTGGCCGCCGTCCTCCTCGGCACAGGCCAGTGCAGGCCAGCCCGCCTGCCAGAAGTCCTGATATGCCTGGGCAAATCCAGGCGGCGTGGTGACCTTGCCCGCTGCAAACTGCACGCCGACCTCATCGCCTTCACGCGACAACGGCGCCACCACCTCACCCACCCATTTGCCGGCCTCCTCCAGCACCTGCTGCATCAGCCCCCGGTCTGTTGCGGCATGCACAGGCAGTTGCTGCAGCTGCTCATCGGCCTTGAGCACATCGAAAAGAAGAAAAGCGTTATCGGCGCTGGCGGGCAAATAGGACATACAAAACCGGCTGCCAAGCAGCAAATAAAAATCTCTAAAGGCTGCCCCATTCATGCCGAAGCGCGGCCCAAGCCAGGGATGCCAAGCAAGGGCCGCCCCGCAGCGAGGGCATCATCTCCCTCCCGCGCTGCGAGAGAGGGGGAAGCCGCAAAGCGGCTCTGGGGGTGATCAGGTATCAGCCGTAAAGCCAATCTGCTTGACCAGAGGGCCCCAGCGCTCGAACTCGGCCTGCTGCGAACGGGCCATTTCCTCGGGCGTGGAGCTGGTGGCAATCAGGCCGACCACCCCCACGCTTTCCTTGAGCGCATCGCTCTTGAGCGCTGCCGTGATGGCCGCATGGGCGCGTGCACGCACATCGGCGGGCGTCCTGGCATTGGCATAAAAGCCAAACCATTCCTCGGCCGTCAGGTCGGCAAAGCCCTGCTCGGCAAAGGTGGGCACATTGGGCAGATAGGGGTTGCGCTGAGGTCCGCTGGTGGCCAGCACGCGCAGCTTGCCGGCCTTGTAGTAGCTCAGGAAGTCGCCGCTGGGGCCCATCACGGCAGCAATCTGACCACCGGCCAGGTCGGACACTGCAGGCGCCGTGCCGCGGTAAGGCACATGGCTGAGCTTGATGCCCGAACGCAGGCTGAGCAGGGAGCCAATCAGATGCGGCTGGGTACCGGCACCGGGGCTGCCGAAGCTGGCCTTGTCGGGGTTGTTCTTGCACCATGCCAGAAAATCCTTGAGCGTCTTGACCTCGGCCGGCACGGCGGGGCCGACCGCCAGACCGTGGTGCATGATGGCCCCAATCGAAATCGGCTCGAAATCCTTGGCCTGATAGGTCAGCTTGCTATAGATATGCGGGTAGATGGAGAAGGCCGAGACCTGGGACAGCACGATGACCGAGCCATCCCCCACGGAGTTGCGCAGATTCTCCAGTGCGATGCGGCCACCGGCACCGGGCTTGTTTTCCACCACGCCCATGTTCTTGGAGTAGCTGGTGCCGCCGATCTTTTCGGCCACGCGGCGCGCCACCGAGTCACCGGCACTGCCTGCGGGGAAGCCGTACAGAATGCGCACCTGCTCCAGCGGTCCACTACCCTGTGCATAAGCATTGCGGCCAGCGATGCTGCCGAATGCGGCCAGCGCTGCACCAGCGCCCAGGCCTTTGACGAAATTGCGACGATCTTGCATGGTTTGTCTCCTCTATTGTTCGATCGCTATATGCAGGCTTGAGCCTGTCTGAAAAATCCCGACCCGAATGCTATTCGATACCAAGGGGTCATCAGGAATCGCCCGTAAAACCGATCTGCTTGACCAGCGGGCCCCAGCGCTCGAACTCTGCCTGCTGCGAACGGGCCATTTCCTCGGGCGTGGAGCTGGTGGCAATCAGGCCGACCACGCCCAGGCTTTCCTTGAGCGCGTCACTCTTGAGCGCTGCCGTGATGGCCGCATGGGCGCGTGCACGCACATCGGCGGGCGTCCTGGCATTGGCATAAAAGCCAAACCACTCCTCGGCCGTCAGGTCGGCAAAGCCCTGCTCGGCAAACGTGGGCACATTGGGCAGATAGGGGTTGCGCTGCGGTCCGCTGGTGGCCAGCACGCGCAGCTTGCCGGCCTTGTAATAGCTCAGGTAGTCGCCGCAGGTGCCCATGATGGCTGCGATCTGACCGCCCACGACGTCCGAGACGCCGGGCGCCATGCCGCGATAAGGCGCATGGCTGAGCCTGACGCCGGAGCGCAGGCTCAGCAGCGCCCCCAGCAGATGCGGCTGGCTGCCGGCACCGGGGCTACCGAAACTGGCCTTGTCGGGGTTGTTCTTGCACCAGGTCAGAAAATCCTTGAGCGTCTTGACCTCGGCCGGCACGGCAGGGCCGACCGCCAGACCGTGGTGCATGATGGCTCCGATGGAAATCGGCTCGAAGTCCTTGGCCTGATAGGTCAGCTTGCTATAGATATGCGGATAGATGGAGAAGGCCGAGACCTGGGACAGCGCAATCACCGAGCCATCTCCCACGGAGTTGCGCAGATTCTCCAGCGCAATGCGGCCGCCGGCTCCGGGCTTGTTTTCCACCACGCCCATATTTCTGGTGTAGCTGCTGCCGCCCATTTTTTCGGCCACGCGGCGGGCAACCGAATCACCGGCGCTGCCTGCGGGAAAGCCATAAAGAATGCGCACCTGCTCCAGCGGGCCGCCGCCCTGGGCATAGGCGCTGCGGCTGGCGATGCCGCCGAACGCGGCCAGCGCGGCACCAGCGCCCAGCCCTTTGACGAAATTGCGACGACCTTGCATGACTTGTCTCCTGCCTGAAATACGGACTCTTCGGTCCTGTGGAATCAATACACGTCTCGATAACAAACCAGCGGGCTGTCACCAGCCCGCCCTGTCTCAGCGCGGAGCCATGCGCAGCGCACCATCCAGCCGAATCACCTCGCCATTGAGATGATCGTTGTGCACGATATGCACGGCCAGATCGGCAAACTCCGAAGGCTTGCCCAGGCGCGAAGGAAAGGGAATGGATGCTGCCAGCGACTGCTGCACGGGCTCGGGCAATTCCTTCATCAACGGGGTGGCGAACAGGCCTGGTGCCACGGTGCAGACACGAATGCCGTGCTGGGCCAGATCACGCGCCATGGGCAGCGTCATGCCGACCAATCCGCCCTTGGATGCGCTGTAAGCCTGCTGCCCCACCTGGCCATCGAAGGCAGCCACCGAGGCGGTATAGAGAATCACGCCGCGCGCGCCATCCTCCAGCGCCGCCAGCTTGGCGCAGCGTGCGGCAAACAGCCGCGTCATGTTGTAGCTGCCGACAAGGTTGACGCGGATCACGCGTTCAAAGTCTTCCAGCGGCGCGGGCTCGCCATCGCGGCCGATCACGCGCTTGGCCGTGCCGATGCCGGCCACATTCATGAGAACGCGTGCATCCGAGCCCCATTGCTCGCGAACGGCATCCAGCGCGGCCGTGACGCTGGCCGCATCGCAGATATCGCACTCCAGCGCCAGCCCGCCGATCTCGGCAGCCACCGCCTTGGCCTTGTCGAGCTGACGATCCAGCACCGCCACCCTTGCGCCTGCGGCAGCGAGCGCACGCGCCGTGGCCTCACCGAGGCCGGAGGCGCCGCCGGTGACGATGGCAATCTGATCCTGAACTTGCATATCACTATCCTTTTAAAAGCTGCTTATGCTTTGTGTTATCGGGCCCAAGCCTGTTCTGGCTCAGAAATTGGGCTTCAGGATCAGGGCCAGCGTTTCGTCATAGAGGCCGGCCACCACGTCGGCGCGATGCTGGAGCACGGCACGCTGGTTGATGGAGCCCTTGTCCGTGACTTCGCCCAGGTCCAGCGATGGCGGCCTGATCGCAGCCACTGCCCGCGCAATGCGGGTGGCGCTGCCGGTGGCCGTCTGCGCCAGCTGGTTCAGAACCGTCTGCAGATGCTGCTGCACTGGCTCGCTGTGCATGATCTGCTCCAGCGTCGCCCCCGCTTCCAGGCCACTTAAGGCCGCACAGGCCGGAGTCCCGAAAACGATGGCACCGACCTCCTTGCGATCCAGGCCGGTCAGCACCACGTCCTGGATATAGGGGGCGCCTGCGTGAATGATCCTCGCGCGCAGCGGCCCCACATTGACGAATGTGCCCGTGGCCAGCTTGAAGTCCTCGGCAATGCGGCCGTCAAAGCGCAGGCCCTGGTTTCGATCCTGCGGGTCGCGCCACTGCACGGCGTCGCCGGTGCGGAAGAATCCGTCCTCGTCAAACGCCTCGTGCGTCGCTTCAGGCGCGCGCCAGTAGCCAGGCGTGACATTCGGTCCGCGATAGCGAACCTCCAGCTTGCCATCCACAGGCGCCAGCTTGAGCTCCAGACCCGGCACCGGTACGCCCAGGTCTCCGGAGCGCACGTCGGGACGGTTGATGAACAGGGCCGATGGCGAGGACTCGGTCATGCCCAGGCCGGTTCCCATCACGATGCGCTCGCCGCACTCGGCCTCCTGCGTGCGGTGCAGGCTATCCCAGACGGGCTGGGCCAGAGAGGCTCCGGCATAGAAGAACATCTTGACGCGCCTGAGCAGGCTGCTGCGCAACTGCGCATCGCTCTCCATGGCACGGGCGATGTATTCGAAGCCCGTGGGTACGTTGAAGTAGACGGTGGGAGAGATCTCGCGCAGATTGCGCAGCGTCTCGGCAATGCCTGCCGCCGTCGGTTTGCCTTCGTCGATGTAGACCGTGCCGCCGTGATAGAGCGCGAGACCGATGTTCTTGTTGCCTCCGAAAGTGTGATTCCAGGGCAGCCAGTCCACCAGCACGGGCGGGCCTTTGACCATATCGGGCATGGTCTGGGCAATCTGCTGCTGGTTGGCGCACCACATTCCGTGAGTGTTGATCACGGCCTTGGGCAGCTTGGTCGATCCCGAGGTGAACAGGAACTTGGTGATGGTGTCGGGCCCGGTAGCCTGCATGGCGACATCCACCGCAGCTGTAGGCACGGTTGCCAGCAGGTCGGCAAACAAGGTACAGGTCTGGGCATCGACGGCCGGCTTGCGGTAAACCACCTCACAGCCCTCGGGCAGCACGGCGCGTACCGCCTTGTCATAACGCGCCGCATCGGCGGCAAAGATCAGGCCGGGCGTGAGCGTATCGACCACATGGCGCAACTTGGCGTAATCGGTGCTGACCAGTGAATAGGCCGTGGAGACCGAGCAATAGGGCACGCCTGCATACAGGCAGCCCATGGCCAGCATGGCATGGTCTAGATCGTTCTCGCTGAGGATGATGACGGGACGCTCTGCCGATAGCTTTCTGTCCAGCAAGGACTGCGCAATGCTGCGCGCCGCTGCCAGCGTCTGGGCATAGCCGATGCGCTGCCAATCACCGGTGCTGCCGTCGGCCAGCCGTTGCCGCTGGGCGATGAAGGTCTGCTGCGGCGTGGTCTGCGCCCAGTGCACCAGCCTGTCGGTCATGCGCGCTGCGTGCTCTGCCAGCGCCCGGTCGGAGCGCACGTAGAAAGTGCCGTCGCCTGCCTCCCTGACCTGGATGCTGCGCACGCCGAACTCCAGCTCACGGTAGCGGGGCCTGTCACCCTCTACTGCCTGACCGAGGGCCTGCATGGCTGTGTTTGTCTCCTGCATTGTCTTTGTCTCCACAGCGTTATTTTTTGAGAGTGCTTTCAGTCCTTGCTGACCTTGGCGGCCCGCCCGGACAGAAACTCCTGCAAACGGAACTTGGCTTCTGGCGCGCTCTGTGCCACGGCAGCCATCAGAGCTTCTGTCATCAGCCCCTGATCGGCGGGCTGATCAGCAATCCGGGGCAACGCGTGCATCAGGGCGTAATTGGTCATGGG
This region of Comamonas thiooxydans genomic DNA includes:
- the dksA gene encoding RNA polymerase-binding protein DksA; translation: MTAVKSNLPKAAAKAAAAAVHPRSVETSLVDAALDNPVLVPAAAGESSKSSRSKRSASPPARQPETDVPPLAASAVKAAATMRDTKAMTNTKQAVPKKDPKLANAWKTKSVEELTDAEVLAMSDDDYMNDAQLAYFRRKLVALKNDMHVNAGETAENLREDTVVVPDPADRATIEEEHALELRTRDRERKLLKKIDQSIARIDAGDYGYCDETGEPIGVGRLLARPTATLSLEAQQRRELKQKMYGD
- a CDS encoding GTP-binding protein, with protein sequence MALIPVTILTGFLGSGKTTLLKRVLHESHGMKIAVIENEFGEENIDTDILKTESKEQILQMSNGCICCTIREDLREALQLLAAKRRKGQVDFDRIVIETTGLADPGPVAQTFFMDDEIAETYLIDSIITLVDAKHANQQLDDRQEARRQVGFADQMFLSKTDLVTDAEKEALIHRLKHMNPRAPIRAVHFGDVPLSEVFDLRGFNLNAKLDIDPDFLKEDDHDHDHHDHSACDHDHGQCEHDHEHQHDEHCGHDHHDHEHGEHCNHPHHHHHDDDVKSFVYRADRAFDPAKLEDFLGAIVNIYGPKMLRYKGVLDMKGTSRKVIFQGVHQLMGSDLGPEWEADEKRVSKMVFIGIDLPQDILLQGLDQCLV
- a CDS encoding tyrosine recombinase XerC, translating into MQEREQPSFEEQYAQLPEVVHSYLEHVRVQKRLAERTHTLYALDLIKLQSFAQAAARELLTLQPSHIRRFAAQMHGAGRSARGIALILSGWRSFFRWAAQRELVPFNPVEGVRGPKAAKPLPKALAVDDAVQLASFQNPEADPWMEARDVAMTELLYSCGLRVAELVGLDLRPDQNSRHEGRGWIDLEAGDAHVQGKGSKRRIVPVGRMAIEALQRWLALRSSGLVGTAQLKAQDEAALFVGRRGERLSAQSVWSRLKQRGQQAGLATGVHPHVLRHSFASHMLQSSGDLRAVQELLGHSSIATTQIYTRLDFQHLARAYEKAHPRAQRSGVGETPAPLRMPDDEEQN
- a CDS encoding DUF484 family protein; protein product: MNSLTDTAMTEESIADYLQENPDFFERHAEMLTGVRLISGHGPRAVSLQERQAEMLREKIKGLEHRIMDMVRHGSENASIANKIHQWTHALVKVQDLRELPHALTASLQHTFDVPQVALRLWNVAGAHSGTVYTMGVSDDAKAFASSLTMPFCGPNMGFEPVTWLPNPNAVQSVALLTLHDGAMDSTSNAFGMLVLGSPDPLRFDATMGLEFLSRISELASASLSRMRAPALTLAHG
- the dapF gene encoding diaminopimelate epimerase; its protein translation is MQIRFTKMQGAGNDFVVLDETQARLGLSTAQYRYLANRHFGVGADQILTVRPAPAEGVDFEYVIHNADGGEVEQCGNGARCFARYVHDKGLTDKSVIRVQTLSGVIAPEIHGNGRVTVDMGAPQLDPAKVPFTTDGLQVETLGSTQKWPLTLDTPVQPATVWIAAVSMGNPHAVQLVDDVNAAAVEVHGPLIESHVRFPQRVNAGFMQILNRAEVRLRVYERGAGETLACGTGACAAVVAGIGWGLLDQRVDVHTRGGLLTIEWAGGAHDRVRMTGPAEFVFEGQIDIPDTL
- a CDS encoding MarR family winged helix-turn-helix transcriptional regulator produces the protein MLAHKTAEPDSKLARSLRGTRSREAGLDIPGSGQEPRESAEVFAVDQVNASFLESLLGYNARRASLALVGVFMRCMERFDLKIVEFSVLSLVGSNPGITSRQLCQQLAVLPPNMVGMIDALGKRGFLERRPHPRDGRATGLYLTAAGRELVDTAEPELKSSETRAIAHLSAAEQVQLMELLQKLYR
- a CDS encoding acyl-CoA dehydrogenase family protein codes for the protein MSYLPASADNAFLLFDVLKADEQLQQLPVHAATDRGLMQQVLEEAGKWVGEVVAPLSREGDEVGVQFAAGKVTTPPGFAQAYQDFWQAGWPALACAEEDGGQGLPWVLEGVLYEWLSAANHGWTMAPGLLHGAYECLKHHGSDALKAAYLPKVASGEWLATMCLTEAHAGSDLGQVRSQAVPAGVSELGERFEVSGSKIFISGGEHDLSENIVHLVLARLPGAAAGPKGLSLFLVPKLFPGGERNRVVCERIEEKMGLHGSPTCVMRFDGAAGWLIGQPGAGLNAMFVMMNAARLHVALQGIGLLDAAWQKAHAYALERRQMRAPGAVPDSRGPNDAADLIIEHPAIRRTLDLQRAWVDGGRVLAYQTGIYLDVARHAESARERDQALQWCSLITPVLKAAWTQQAFEGSSACLQVFGGHGYIREWGIEQIVRDSRVAMIYEGTNEIQAIDLLVRKVLPDGGQVMGQWLLGLRKSLDAGRALDAEVLRCLAQLRYFTTVLAQACKEDDTLAWRVADDYLRCVAVVLLGWAWARIAATAGEDSERWRGPCKQVQQRILPEMDWRLTLMKAQWAQASVVHGNQLFSPAH